From the Cloeon dipterum chromosome 4, ieCloDipt1.1, whole genome shotgun sequence genome, the window CGACACAAGAGAGCCGCAGTACGAAATTGCCGCAGCCTACTTCATTAAAACTGTGCTGGAGTCTGCGAAGAGTCTGAAACTTATTTTGGTTGAGAACATGTTTAGTTTGACAGAGGGTGAAGATAGATACGGACTGAACAGACTTGTTAAACACGTCGCTGAGCTGATTCCTGATATGGCCCAATTTGAAGGACCTGTCGGCGTGATTGCCACAAAGGTTAGGCTCAACGGATTGTCCGACGAAGAAAATGTGGCAGACATACTGGATTTTTTACGTTCTTTTGCTGACGATGTTGCGATCGACGACGATGATGACAGTGAAAAAGACGAAGCTTCGAAAGCAATCAGCAGAAGCCAGTATCAAGTACTGAAAAAGATGATTGGGCAAGGAGATGGTGCCAACTTTGGACTATTCTACAGGCCAAACAAAGCAGGAAGTCCGTGGGAATCGTACTTGGGAAACAAATGCTGGACATCGCTGAGGCGTCTGATTTTTGACGATCTGCCGTTCAGGCAAGTACCAGCGGaggtcaaatttaaatactcGCTTTCAGTGGAAGGCCAAGTGTTCGTCAAGGAAAACCTGCTCAACACGACAAATGATCGGGTGTATACTGAAGTGgagaacattttcaaatacttCCAAAGAAACTTGGAGCTCAAGCTTGATGTTGCGAACACCACCGGTGAAAAATCTGCTATTGCAAAGGTCAGTAATCaagaaatcaaattgtttGCAACAAACTTGCGCAATCTTGGGGATTTAGTTCCCGACCTCAAGAAGCTTCAGCTTTTGAAGAATCAAGATTTTCACAACATTAGCTACTTGGTACGAAAAGCAGAATTCTTCCACGgagttgttgaaaaaaatacgcaTTCGGTTGTTGCAGAAATCAAGCTTGTTCTAAAGCCGTATCTAAAAAAGGCTCTGGATGCCGCAAACTTTTACAGTTTTTTGGCCGAATTGGAGGTTGAACTGGACACTTACTGGCCACAATACAACAGAGCAGACCTGAGCAAACCACTGACGCAGACAAACTTTAGGAAAATCATTCTAAACGCTGAAAAATACAATCTGAAAATCTCCGACAAAGACTCACTTTACGCCGTGGTTCCCACGAAAGAAATGATCGACGACCTGAACAGAATTTTAAGCAAACACTTGGACTACAAAATCTACTTCAAGTCAAACGAATACGACCTGGTGATCGAAGGGCAGCACATCCTCATCAGCGAAATCAAGAACAAAATGAATGCCTCGTCGAGAAAccagctgaaaaatatttacatctACGGACACAAAAAGATTTTCGTAGATGAAAGCTTCACGGTGCAAAATGCAAACTTGTCCTTCGCGTCTCCAGTGATCGAAGCGGTGATCAAGGTGCCTGGAATTGTTCCTGTTATCAAAACGATCGGACTCGACTCCACGGAAGTGATGCCACAAGCTCCAAGATGCAAAACACCCGGTTTATTTGGCCAAAGAGGACAAGCAGGCAAGGCTGGCGGCAAGGCCGGAAATATTCTGATTGCTGCTCTTGAGATTAAATCACCAGCGAACATGGCAATCGAGAGCAAGGGAGGCAAGGGTGGACCAGGCCAGAGAGGCGGTGACGGATGCGATGGGCAAACAAGTCCCATACCGGATTATTGTAAGTTCAAGTTTTATCAATCTCTGGAAATAgattataaaacaaaagtggagggaaaatattttggaaataatttttattttcgcttgTTCCAGCTCCGGCGGCTCGATTTGGCGAATTCCACGACGTTTACAACCACTACAGCTCTCGTGGCTACACAGTAACAGTCACCAACGAACGAGCCGTGCAGCTGTCAAACTACAGACAAAATATCTACCCTACCCAGGGTGGCACCGGCGGCGAAGGCGGCCCTGGCGGGCATCCAGGCTCGGTGCTGATACGGACGAAAGAAACCATTGACGGACTGATAAGCCAAATCCTGTCTTTCGGTGACTCTGGCGAGGGTGGAATAGGAGGCACGGGGGGCAGGGGCATGGCGCGGTGCTCAGAAGCGCATCTTTTCTGCGAGAGGCATGAGGAAAAGAAGAAGCGAAGTGGATTCAACTGGGCGCGATACAACTGTCAGTGGTTCAAAAGGGAGTGCGACATCATCGTGACGCACACGTGCAGGTACGTTACCGCAAAATTGTGCCCTGAGATGACACCTGCCGCCAGCAAGGGCGAGAAGGGAGGACGCAGCAGTTTGGCCTCAAACAGACCACTGCCCCCGCAGGAAACCGTTGACACGAGCCCACTCAAGGCGGAAGTGGCTGCACTCGCCAGCGTGGTCAACTCTCCTCAATTGAAGCAACTCGATACTTTCATAAAAAgtgtgctttaaaataaacaattaaagtcccatattgaaaatttcgcaACTGATATTATTTGACATATTATTCCCTTTCTttgaattacaattatttctgaaattaTTAAGTAAAATGCAATACTTGCAAGACAACAttatggaattttaataaattatctctcgcaaatgaattaaaacattataatGCACGTACATGAAATGGAGTAgtgttttaactaaaaaactCTTCAgaggcaattttaaaaatttaaataccgCAGATAATAAAATCTGCTGAGTTGCAGGGCGCTGTCAAACTAGGTAAACTGACAGTGTTTTCTCTTCCGCCGCGGCATCGACGGTAATTTCATTATTCACGACCAGCCCGAGTGTATTCTGTGTCGATTTAAAGCGTGCTAGGGGGCtcgttttacaattttatagaTTAGGTGTGCACCCGTCACTCGTCCGCTTTATTGTTGTCTGGCTGCTCGACAAAGGgagaataatataatatattatgaacTCTCGAGAGTCAGTTTAGGAAAGCGTTGTCGGATACATTCAGCAGTCGGAGGTGCGGATGTGGTTACAGCTGCACGCGAGAGATCAAA encodes:
- the LOC135942908 gene encoding uncharacterized protein LOC135942908; translation: MRNLKPYFTSLLILTIQLFQLSSSSAVRTGVEEVQELLNLGDGIDFHGASQYTILMGSSGVGKSTLAKFLIQDPTLTVIKKGQNFLYADNDNTISTVTRKSKTLLPNYYKDNETGQVIVDLPGFSDTREPQYEIAAAYFIKTVLESAKSLKLILVENMFSLTEGEDRYGLNRLVKHVAELIPDMAQFEGPVGVIATKVRLNGLSDEENVADILDFLRSFADDVAIDDDDDSEKDEASKAISRSQYQVLKKMIGQGDGANFGLFYRPNKAGSPWESYLGNKCWTSLRRLIFDDLPFRQVPAEVKFKYSLSVEGQVFVKENLLNTTNDRVYTEVENIFKYFQRNLELKLDVANTTGEKSAIAKVSNQEIKLFATNLRNLGDLVPDLKKLQLLKNQDFHNISYLVRKAEFFHGVVEKNTHSVVAEIKLVLKPYLKKALDAANFYSFLAELEVELDTYWPQYNRADLSKPLTQTNFRKIILNAEKYNLKISDKDSLYAVVPTKEMIDDLNRILSKHLDYKIYFKSNEYDLVIEGQHILISEIKNKMNASSRNQLKNIYIYGHKKIFVDESFTVQNANLSFASPVIEAVIKVPGIVPVIKTIGLDSTEVMPQAPRCKTPGLFGQRGQAGKAGGKAGNILIAALEIKSPANMAIESKGGKGGPGQRGGDGCDGQTSPIPDYSPAARFGEFHDVYNHYSSRGYTVTVTNERAVQLSNYRQNIYPTQGGTGGEGGPGGHPGSVLIRTKETIDGLISQILSFGDSGEGGIGGTGGRGMARCSEAHLFCERHEEKKKRSGFNWARYNCQWFKRECDIIVTHTCRYVTAKLCPEMTPAASKGEKGGRSSLASNRPLPPQETVDTSPLKAEVAALASVVNSPQLKQLDTFIKSVL